The Desmonostoc muscorum LEGE 12446 genome includes a region encoding these proteins:
- a CDS encoding DUF3110 domain-containing protein, with product MRVFVLMFNARTENEGIHSIRKGDSNTILMFESEDDATRFALMLEAQDFPTPTPEAIDAEEIQQFCESVGYDWEIIPENSPLVSKVPELNVEETDWQPDAQKDDTLEDTSSPNQQPPEEPELPDSELERIRRKLEGLL from the coding sequence ATGCGTGTTTTTGTGTTAATGTTTAATGCTCGAACGGAAAATGAGGGCATTCACTCCATTCGGAAGGGCGATAGCAATACAATTCTGATGTTCGAGTCAGAAGACGACGCCACGCGCTTTGCCTTGATGCTGGAAGCTCAAGATTTCCCCACACCCACACCAGAGGCGATCGATGCTGAGGAAATCCAGCAATTTTGCGAAAGTGTTGGATATGACTGGGAAATCATCCCAGAAAACAGCCCTTTAGTCAGTAAAGTCCCAGAACTTAACGTTGAAGAAACCGACTGGCAACCAGATGCCCAGAAAGACGATACTCTTGAGGACACCTCCAGTCCCAACCAACAGCCACCAGAAGAACCAGAATTGCCTGATTCTGAACTAGAGAGAATTCGTCGGAAATTGGAAGGATTATTGTAA